In one Tachysurus vachellii isolate PV-2020 chromosome 24, HZAU_Pvac_v1, whole genome shotgun sequence genomic region, the following are encoded:
- the trmt10c gene encoding tRNA methyltransferase 10 homolog C, which yields MMIVRVYTVAVLRRFLPPVSCSALSTIRSLSTGWSLKSDAPQHKPELDLDVWKSVMRSQASQDEKPKHREEEETSAGEKDGSLMEASRTLVDMWRQAGKKVPENITDEQLETVAELATKSSKRKYLKYLAIKEGHKKANREKREKKKAERLTEVDVEEAGRTDRLEDAEEDGEEPKVKNTYLMQFWTRSMDRALGWRAAQAMQFGQPLVYDMSYGQHMTRRELENTISQLMESEGWNRRSVNPFHLHFCNLQPDGAYQHELLKRYGQETWDRLFITATSQRHVDVFPRDDLVYLTADSPNVLRTFDHSKVYIIGAMVDRSIQSGISLANAKRLNLSTARLPLDEYLHWEIGAKNLTLDQMIRIMLTVKETGSWEKALEFVPKRKHDGFHQQRSKDSVQRSEKASKPVNEFRGNTEGGRSQIFVSKQRRKILNTRDVAAKPTFISENGSGPSKLRIALKNKLEERSKVECKRNWWEEE from the coding sequence ATGATGATTGTCAGGGTTTATACTGTGGCTGTGTTAAGGAGATTTCTCCCTCCAGTGTCCTGTTCAGCTCTCAGCACAATCAGATCCCTGAGTACAGGATGGAGTTTGAAATCTGATGCTCCTCAACATAAACCTGAGCTTGACTTGGATGTGTGGAAATCAGTGATGAGATCCCAGGCATCACAAGATGAGAAACCCAAacacagagaagaagaagaaacctcaGCAGGAGAAAAAGACGGATCTCTGATGGAGGCGAGCCGCACGCTGGTGGACATGTGGCGACAAGCTGGAAAAAAGGTCCCTGAAAACATTACAGATGAACAACTGGAGACGGTCGCAGAGCTCGCCACCAAGTCCTCCAAGAGAAAATACCTCAAGTACCTGGCTATAAAAGAAGGTCATAAGAAAGCcaacagagagaaaagggaaaaaaagaaagcagagagGTTGACAGAAGTGGACGTGGAGGAGGCAGGACGGACAGACAGGCTGGAAGACGCCGAGGAGGACGGTGAAGAACCCAAAGTCAAAAACACGTATCTGATGCAGTTCTGGACTCGTTCTATGGACAGAGCTTTAGGCTGGAGAGCAGCTCAGGCCATGCAGTTTGGCCAGCCGTTGGTCTATGATATGAGCTATGGCCAGCACATGACGAGGCGTGAGCTGGAGAACACGATCTCCCAGCTAATGGAGAGTGAAGGCTGGAACAGGCGCTCTGTAAACCCCttccatttacatttctgcAACCTGCAACCAGACGGCGCTTACCAGCACGAGCTCCTCAAACGTTACGGCCAAGAGACATGGGATCGTCTTTTCATCACCGCTACCAGCCAGCGGCACGTAGACGTGTTTCCGCGGGACGACCTCGTCTACCTGACCGCCGATTCTCCCAACGTGCTCCGCACCTTCGACCACAGCAAGGTGTACATCATCGGCGCCATGGTGGACCGATCTATCCAGTCTGGCATTTCTCTGGCCAACGCTAAGCGCCTCAATCTGTCCACGGCACGCCTGCCTCTGGACGAATACCTGCACTGGGAAATCGGCGCCAAGAACCTGACGCTGGACCAGATGATCCGCATCATGCTGACGGTCAAGGAGACGGGCAGCTGGGAGAAAGCTCTGGAGTTTGTGCCCAAGAGAAAACACGATGGCTTCCATCAGCAAAGAAGTAAAGACAGTGTGCAAAGATCAGAGAAAGCCAGTAAGCCGGTGAACGAGTTCAGAGGGAACACAGAGGGAGGACGAAGCCAAATATTTGTGAGTAAACAGAGACGTAAAATCCTGAACACGCGTGATGTCGCAGCCAAACCGACGTTCATATCGGAAAACGGATCCGGACCGAGTAAACTGCGGATCGCTCTGAAAAACAAACTGGAGGAACGCAGTAAAGTAGAGTGTAAAAGGAACTGGTGGGAGGAAGAGTAA
- the txnl4b gene encoding thioredoxin-like protein 4B: MSLFLPKLSCKKDLDEVIKTVAEKVLVLRFGRDEDSVCMQLDEILSKTSHNLSNMTSIYLVDVDKVPVYTRYFDISYIPSTVFFFNGQHMKVDYGSPDHTKFVGCFKTKQDFVDLVEVIYRGAMRGKLIVHSPIDPRNIPKYDLLYHGI; the protein is encoded by the exons ATGAGTTTGTTTTTGCCCAAATTGTCGTGCAAGAAGGATTTAGATGAAGTCATTAAAACGGTCGCTGAGAAAGTGCTGGTGTTGCGTTTTGGACGAGATGAAGACTCTGTTTGTATGCAGCTGGACGAAATT CTGTCCAAAACATCCCATAACCTGAGTAATATGACTTCTATTTATCTCGTGGACGTGGATAAAGTACCAGTTTACACCCGATACTTTGACATAAGTTATATTCCTTCAACTGTCTTCTTCTTCAATGGGCAGCACATGAAGGTGGATTATGG GTCTCCAGATCATACCAAGTTTGTCGGCTGTTTTAAAACAAAGCAGGACTTCGTCGATCTTGTTGAGGTGATCTATCGTGGTGCCATGAGAGGAAAACTGATCGTGCACAGCCCTATTGATCCACGAAATATTCCTAAATATGATCTGCTCTACCATGGGATTTAG